One region of Alosa alosa isolate M-15738 ecotype Scorff River chromosome 1, AALO_Geno_1.1, whole genome shotgun sequence genomic DNA includes:
- the pou4f2 gene encoding POU domain, class 4, transcription factor 2, giving the protein MMMSLNSKQAFAMPHTSLPEHKYSLHSSSTTLTSNAPSSCSSSRHSSTISSSGSSEAMRRACLPTPPSNIFGGLDESLLARAEALAAVDIVSQTKSHHHPPHHSPFKPDATYHTMNTLPCTSSSSSVPISHPSALSGHHHHHHHHHHHQPHQALEGDLLDHITPGLALAGAMAGPDGSVVSTPAHPAHMAGMNHMHQAAINMAHAHGLPTHMGCMSDVDADPRDLEAFAERFKQRRIKLGVTQADVGSALANLKIPGVGSLSQSTICRFESLTLSHNNMIALKPILQAWLEEAEKSHREKLNKPELFNGAEKKRKRTSIAAPEKRSLEAYFAIQPRPSSEKIAAIAEKLDLKKNVVRVWFCNQRQKQKRMKYSACV; this is encoded by the exons ATGATGATGTCTCTGAACAGCAAGCAGGCTTTTGCCATGCCCCACACCAGTTTACCAGAACACAAGTACAGTTTGCATTCTTCATCCACCACTCTGACTTCGAATGCACCGTCTTCCTGCTCGTCCTCCCGCCACAGTAGTACCATCAGCTCCAGCGGCAGCTCGGAGGCAATGCGCCGAGCATGTCTCCCGACCCCACCG AGCAATATATTCGGCGGTTTGGATGAGAGCTTGTTGGCCCGCGCGGAAGCTCTGGCGGCGGTGGATATAGTCTCGCAGACCAAGAGCCACCATCACCCTCCTCACCACAGTCCCTTCAAGCCGGACGCAACCTACCACACCATGAATACTCTTCCCTGCACCTCGTCTTCTTCCTCCGTGCCTATCTCGCACCCGTCAGCCCTGTCcggtcaccaccaccaccatcatcatcaccaccaccaccagccgcACCAAGCTCTAGAAGGGGATCTGCTTGACCACATCACTCCAGGACTGGCACTAGCAGGAGCCATGGCAGGGCCGGATGGCTCGGTTGTCTCCACGCCTGCGCACCCAGCCCACATGGCCGGGATGAACCATATGCACCAGGCGGCTATCAACATGGCTCACGCCCACGGTCTGCCGACCCACATGGGCTGTATGAGCGACGTGGATGCTGATCCAAGGGACTTAGAAGCGTTTGCTGAGAGGTTTAAGCAACGGCGGATCAAACTCGGCGTGACCCAAGCGGATGTTGGATCAGCACTGGCCAACCTGAAGATTCCTGGAGTGGGTTCCCTCAGCCAGAGCACAATCTGCAGATTCGAATCTCTGACATTGTCGCACAACAATATGATCGCACTAAAGCCAATTCTCCAAGCCTGGCTTGAGGAAGCAGAGAAATCTCACCGAGAGAAACTGAATAAACCGGAGCTGTTCAACGGAGCGGAGAAGAAGCGAAAGCGCACGTCGATAGCAGCCCCAGAGAAGCGCTCCCTTGAAGCTTATTTTGCCATTCAGCCCCGTCCTTCTTCTGAGAAAATAGCGGCAATAGCTGAGAAACTGGACCTCAAAAAGAACGTTGTGCGTGTCTGGTTCTGCAATCAGCGACAGAAACAAAAACGAATGAAGTACTCTGCATGCGTCTAG